From Granulicella sp. WH15, the proteins below share one genomic window:
- a CDS encoding glycosyltransferase family 39 protein, translating into MGLILRLWFIVHHARIDGDTLVYGDIASNWLQHGIYGFTRVVRGVAVAPRPTLIRLPGYPLFLAACFRLFGVQEYVPVMLIQAVADLCSCALVASLADRLFGRRARLPALFLGCLCPFTASYVAVPLTETLSLFYIALAFYALERWSAAGAAVNRWLFVLAAALAYAVLLRPEQGLLAAAVVPAMLWLVLSPRPASLLRAAAPVVLAAILTLLPLVPWTIRNHRTFHVFQPLAPRFATDPGEFIPLGFQRWYRTWGLDFASTETAYWNYDGAPISVNDLPTRAFDSDDQYAATAALLDRYNETSNATPVFDARFNALATDRIHFNPLRYYVALPVGRVINMMFRPRTEYMPVPLEWWRFTNPLASSFALAYAVLNLAYLAVAALGFRRAIHTARAGELTILWAMAASILLRIVLLLTIDNSEPRYTLEFFPVLIVFAAACFTMLPKQQQKAP; encoded by the coding sequence TTGGGGCTGATTCTGCGCCTCTGGTTCATCGTCCACCACGCCCGCATCGACGGCGACACGCTCGTCTACGGAGATATTGCCTCCAACTGGCTTCAGCACGGCATCTACGGCTTCACCCGTGTTGTCAGGGGAGTGGCTGTGGCTCCGCGCCCCACGCTTATCCGCCTCCCCGGCTACCCGCTCTTTCTCGCCGCCTGCTTCCGCCTCTTCGGCGTGCAGGAGTACGTGCCGGTCATGCTGATCCAGGCCGTCGCCGACCTCTGCTCCTGTGCGCTCGTGGCCTCGCTCGCCGACCGCCTCTTCGGTCGACGAGCCCGCCTCCCGGCGCTCTTCCTCGGCTGTCTCTGCCCCTTCACGGCCAGCTATGTCGCCGTTCCGCTCACAGAGACCCTCTCGCTCTTCTACATCGCCCTGGCCTTCTACGCGCTGGAGCGTTGGAGCGCTGCCGGTGCTGCGGTGAACCGCTGGCTCTTTGTCCTCGCTGCCGCGCTCGCCTACGCCGTCCTGCTGCGCCCGGAGCAGGGTCTCCTCGCCGCTGCTGTCGTTCCCGCGATGCTCTGGCTCGTCCTCAGTCCGCGTCCGGCCAGCCTGCTGCGAGCCGCCGCGCCGGTCGTTCTGGCCGCTATCCTCACCCTGCTGCCGCTGGTGCCGTGGACCATCCGTAACCATCGCACCTTCCACGTCTTCCAGCCGCTGGCCCCGCGTTTCGCTACCGATCCCGGCGAGTTCATCCCCCTCGGATTTCAACGCTGGTATCGCACCTGGGGGCTCGACTTCGCCTCTACCGAGACGGCATATTGGAACTACGACGGCGCACCGATCTCGGTTAACGACCTGCCCACCCGCGCCTTCGATTCGGATGACCAGTACGCTGCCACCGCAGCCCTGCTCGACCGCTACAACGAGACCTCGAACGCCACCCCGGTCTTCGACGCGCGTTTCAACGCCCTCGCCACCGACCGGATTCATTTCAATCCACTGCGCTACTACGTGGCGCTGCCGGTGGGCCGCGTCATCAACATGATGTTTCGCCCGCGCACCGAGTACATGCCCGTCCCGCTGGAGTGGTGGCGATTTACCAACCCTCTGGCTTCGAGCTTTGCCCTGGCCTACGCCGTGCTCAACCTGGCTTATCTGGCCGTCGCCGCATTGGGGTTCCGCCGCGCAATCCACACGGCAAGGGCAGGGGAGCTTACGATCCTGTGGGCGATGGCGGCGTCTATATTGCTGCGGATTGTTCTGCTGCTTACGATCGACAATTCCGAACCGCGTTATACGTTGGAGTTTTTCCCGGTTTTGATCGTTTTCGCTGCTGCGTGCTTCACTATGCTCCCCAAGCAACAGCAAAAAGCGCCCTAA
- a CDS encoding outer membrane lipoprotein-sorting protein, whose product MKTSSWWAMGLVLSASVAQAQGNLQASMAKLDAASAQFKSVQADFHKVFHHGPSLPIPDETQDGKIYVMRVAGKPQFGILTLGADSRTVQYMNGSLKAYNPKIKCYDPVNGGSKIEAGLTLGFGGSGKEMQAAWNVTDLGPETLDGAKVEKLDLTPKDQSVRSNIEHVTLWILLDRGYALKQVLYAPGGDVQTAVYTNIRYNENKVDTKPFEFNSKPCGK is encoded by the coding sequence ATGAAGACTTCGAGCTGGTGGGCGATGGGGTTGGTGTTGTCGGCAAGCGTGGCGCAGGCGCAGGGCAATCTGCAGGCTTCGATGGCGAAGCTCGACGCCGCCAGCGCGCAGTTCAAATCCGTGCAGGCGGACTTCCACAAGGTCTTTCATCACGGCCCCTCGCTGCCGATCCCCGACGAGACGCAGGACGGCAAGATCTACGTGATGCGCGTGGCGGGCAAGCCGCAGTTCGGCATCCTGACCCTGGGCGCGGACTCGCGCACGGTGCAGTACATGAACGGCAGCCTGAAAGCCTACAACCCCAAGATCAAGTGCTACGACCCGGTGAACGGGGGGAGCAAGATCGAGGCTGGCCTGACGTTGGGCTTCGGCGGCAGCGGCAAGGAGATGCAGGCGGCGTGGAACGTCACTGACCTCGGCCCGGAGACGCTCGACGGAGCCAAGGTGGAGAAGCTGGACCTGACCCCGAAGGACCAGAGCGTGCGCTCGAACATCGAGCATGTGACGCTGTGGATCCTGCTCGATCGTGGTTATGCGTTGAAGCAGGTACTATACGCGCCGGGCGGCGACGTGCAGACAGCGGTCTACACGAACATTCGCTACAACGAAAACAAGGTAGACACCAAGCCCTTCGAGTTCAACTCCAAACCCTGCGGCAAATAG
- the serS gene encoding serine--tRNA ligase, whose protein sequence is MLELGYVRANLPIVEEKLRSRGMDPAEALGNFNAVDRERREAITRVETLKAERNRLTGEIQALRKAGSDATSVTEETKRLKTEVESLEEAAAKADERLREMMQTLPNLPMDSTPVGKDEHDNVLVKTYGEQTAFDFPARPHWELGEGLGILDFERAAKISGARFVVQFGQGALLERALANFMLDLHTREHGYTEVLPPAMVNSKSLFGTGQLPKFAEDLFHCDDAGAFEAGQYRENDHWMIPTAEVPVTNLFRDETLEESQMNVSFCAYTSCYRAEAGSHGRDVRGMIRQHQFQKVELVKFVRPEESEAEHERLTRDAETVLEKLGLPYRRMLLCTGDMGFSAAKTYDLEVWLPGQQVYREISSCSNFEAFQARRANIRYKAAGAKKSEFLHTINGSGLAVGRTYLAILENYQQADGTVRVPEVLVPYMNGATVIGQQSGAWRSFGSGQKQGRA, encoded by the coding sequence ATGCTAGAGCTTGGGTACGTAAGGGCTAATCTGCCCATTGTAGAAGAGAAGCTGCGTTCGCGGGGGATGGACCCGGCGGAGGCGCTGGGGAATTTTAACGCGGTCGACCGCGAGCGACGCGAGGCGATCACGCGGGTCGAGACCCTGAAGGCCGAGCGTAACCGGCTGACCGGCGAGATTCAGGCGCTGCGCAAGGCGGGCAGCGACGCTACCTCCGTCACCGAAGAGACCAAGCGTCTGAAGACCGAGGTCGAAAGCCTCGAAGAGGCTGCGGCCAAAGCCGATGAGCGCCTGCGCGAGATGATGCAGACGCTGCCGAACCTGCCGATGGATTCGACCCCCGTGGGCAAGGACGAGCACGACAACGTCCTCGTCAAGACTTACGGCGAACAGACGGCGTTCGACTTCCCTGCCCGCCCGCACTGGGAGTTGGGCGAGGGACTGGGCATCCTCGACTTCGAGCGCGCCGCCAAGATCTCGGGGGCGCGGTTCGTGGTGCAGTTCGGCCAGGGCGCTCTGCTGGAGCGGGCGCTGGCGAACTTCATGCTCGACCTGCACACGCGCGAGCACGGCTACACCGAGGTGCTGCCGCCCGCGATGGTCAACTCGAAGTCGCTCTTCGGGACCGGGCAGTTGCCGAAGTTTGCCGAAGACCTCTTCCACTGCGACGATGCCGGTGCGTTCGAGGCCGGGCAGTACCGCGAGAACGACCACTGGATGATCCCGACGGCTGAGGTTCCGGTGACGAACCTCTTCCGCGACGAGACGCTCGAAGAGAGCCAGATGAACGTGAGCTTCTGCGCCTACACCTCGTGCTACCGGGCCGAGGCGGGCAGCCACGGACGCGACGTGCGCGGGATGATCCGGCAGCACCAGTTCCAGAAGGTGGAGCTGGTGAAGTTCGTGCGGCCGGAGGAGTCTGAAGCCGAGCACGAGCGGCTGACGCGGGACGCAGAGACGGTGCTCGAAAAGCTGGGCCTGCCCTATCGGCGTATGCTGCTCTGCACCGGGGATATGGGATTTTCCGCGGCGAAGACGTATGACCTTGAGGTCTGGCTGCCGGGCCAGCAGGTGTATCGCGAGATCTCCAGTTGCTCGAACTTCGAGGCCTTCCAGGCGCGGCGTGCGAACATCCGCTACAAGGCTGCGGGTGCGAAGAAGTCGGAGTTCCTGCATACGATCAACGGATCGGGGCTGGCGGTTGGCCGCACGTACCTGGCTATCCTTGAGAACTACCAGCAGGCGGATGGAACCGTACGGGTGCCGGAGGTGCTGGTGCCGTACATGAACGGGGCCACGGTGATCGGACAGCAGTCCGGCGCGTGGCGCAGCTTCGGATCTGGGCAGAAACAGGGGCGGGCGTAA
- a CDS encoding GNAT family N-acetyltransferase, whose product MPETTTKIEIRDMRTAEDAEAFRVLNEEWITNLFTLEEKDRGVLGDPEGKIVRPGGRVFVVYAEQEAVGCVALIFMGEDQYELAKMAVSPKLRGLGIGRKLIEYAIGQARGMGAKKLVLGTNSKLGNAVHLYEAVGFEHRPPKGPAAAYARADVYMEMEL is encoded by the coding sequence GTGCCAGAGACAACGACGAAGATCGAGATTCGGGATATGCGGACGGCAGAGGATGCGGAGGCGTTTCGCGTCTTGAACGAGGAGTGGATCACAAACCTCTTCACCCTGGAGGAGAAGGACCGGGGGGTGCTGGGTGACCCCGAGGGAAAGATCGTTCGTCCGGGTGGGCGGGTGTTCGTGGTGTACGCGGAGCAGGAGGCGGTGGGCTGCGTGGCGCTGATCTTTATGGGGGAGGACCAGTATGAGCTGGCGAAGATGGCGGTCTCGCCGAAGCTGCGCGGGCTGGGGATCGGGAGAAAGCTGATCGAGTACGCCATCGGGCAGGCTCGCGGCATGGGGGCGAAGAAGCTGGTTCTGGGCACGAACTCGAAGCTGGGCAATGCAGTGCATCTGTATGAGGCGGTGGGTTTCGAGCACAGACCGCCTAAGGGTCCGGCGGCGGCTTATGCGCGGGCGGACGTGTATATGGAGATGGAACTTTAG
- a CDS encoding LysR substrate-binding domain-containing protein — protein MDRDIELRHLRYFVAVAEELHFGRAAQRLHLAQPPLSQQIRKLEEILGYPLFLRTSRSVALTATGQAFLQSARRTLRNVQSDIEEARSVGRGEVGSLHIGFVGSAMLATLPAMLRAYTQAYPRVRLHLHESFTSSVLEGLENGTLDAGILRDGDPTDGLDITTIFSEPYVAVLPASHPRAGQKSIAPASLRGESLVFHPRSAGVRAFEKPMSLFDRHGFRPPIVQEASHWVTILELVGSGLGISIAPACVRRIATSDVVCLPLRGAGIASNIELACITHDTRPIVRQFAHIVSSTRHR, from the coding sequence ATGGATCGCGACATCGAGCTTCGCCACCTGCGCTACTTCGTCGCCGTTGCCGAAGAACTGCACTTCGGGCGAGCAGCGCAGAGGCTTCATCTTGCGCAGCCGCCGCTCTCGCAGCAGATCCGCAAGCTCGAAGAGATCCTCGGCTACCCGCTCTTTCTGCGCACCTCACGCTCGGTCGCCCTGACTGCCACCGGTCAGGCATTTCTCCAGAGCGCCCGCCGTACGCTGCGCAACGTCCAGAGCGATATCGAGGAGGCGCGCAGCGTGGGGCGGGGAGAGGTTGGCTCGCTGCACATCGGTTTCGTCGGCTCGGCCATGCTGGCTACGCTGCCCGCGATGCTGCGCGCCTACACCCAGGCCTATCCGCGCGTGCGCCTGCACCTGCATGAGTCGTTTACTTCGTCTGTGCTCGAGGGGCTCGAAAACGGCACGCTCGACGCCGGCATCCTGCGCGACGGCGACCCCACCGACGGCCTCGATATCACCACCATCTTCTCCGAACCTTACGTCGCGGTGCTCCCCGCAAGCCACCCACGCGCCGGACAGAAGAGCATCGCGCCAGCCTCTCTTCGCGGCGAGTCGCTGGTCTTTCATCCCCGCTCGGCGGGCGTGCGCGCCTTCGAGAAGCCCATGTCGCTCTTCGACCGCCACGGCTTCCGCCCGCCCATCGTGCAGGAGGCATCACACTGGGTCACCATTCTTGAGCTGGTTGGCTCGGGGCTGGGCATCTCCATCGCTCCGGCCTGCGTGCGCCGCATCGCTACCTCGGACGTCGTCTGCCTGCCGCTGCGTGGAGCGGGCATCGCCAGCAACATCGAATTGGCTTGCATCACCCACGATACCCGCCCCATCGTCCGCCAGTTTGCCCACATCGTTAGCTCCACCCGCCACCGCTAG
- a CDS encoding dihydroorotate dehydrogenase, whose product MSSENESASKHPAPKGPDMRVTIAGVELASPVIAASGTFGYGVEFEDILSLDRIGAFVTKGLSREPMAGNPSPRIIETSSGMINAIGLQNMGVKAFIEQKMPRIREIPGLRVIANVFGFTIEDCIAVIEALNDAPGIDLYELNASCPNTAHGGMVFGTDPALLGELVKATRAISTRPLIVKLSPNVTSIGEMARVAADAGADAVSLVNTFLSLAIDPETRRPRIANVTGGLSGPAIKPIAVRMVYEVSKAVSIPILGMGGILKAEDAVEFMLAGATAVQVGTASYADPRAVENIATGLRRWCTVRDIPRVSDLTGGLIL is encoded by the coding sequence ATGTCCTCCGAGAACGAATCGGCCAGCAAGCACCCCGCGCCTAAGGGGCCGGATATGCGTGTCACCATCGCCGGTGTCGAGCTGGCCTCGCCCGTCATCGCCGCCAGCGGCACCTTCGGCTACGGAGTCGAGTTCGAAGATATCCTCTCGCTCGACCGCATCGGAGCTTTCGTCACCAAGGGGCTCTCGCGCGAGCCGATGGCGGGTAACCCCTCGCCACGCATCATCGAGACCTCCTCCGGCATGATTAACGCCATCGGCCTGCAAAACATGGGCGTGAAGGCGTTCATCGAGCAGAAGATGCCGCGCATCCGCGAGATCCCCGGCCTGCGCGTCATCGCCAACGTCTTCGGCTTCACCATCGAGGACTGCATTGCGGTCATCGAAGCCCTGAACGACGCGCCCGGCATCGACCTCTACGAACTGAACGCCTCCTGCCCTAACACGGCCCACGGCGGCATGGTCTTCGGCACCGATCCCGCGCTGCTCGGCGAACTGGTCAAGGCGACCCGCGCCATTTCCACGCGGCCGCTCATCGTCAAGCTCTCGCCCAACGTCACCTCCATTGGAGAGATGGCCCGCGTAGCCGCCGATGCCGGGGCCGATGCCGTCTCGCTGGTCAACACGTTTCTCTCGCTGGCCATCGACCCCGAGACCCGCCGCCCGCGCATCGCCAACGTCACCGGCGGTCTCTCCGGCCCAGCCATCAAGCCCATTGCTGTGCGCATGGTCTACGAGGTCTCGAAGGCCGTCAGTATCCCCATTCTGGGCATGGGCGGCATCCTGAAGGCCGAGGACGCCGTGGAGTTCATGCTGGCCGGAGCCACCGCCGTCCAGGTGGGCACCGCCAGCTACGCCGACCCCCGCGCGGTGGAGAATATCGCCACCGGCCTGCGCCGCTGGTGTACCGTTCGGGATATTCCCCGCGTCTCTGACCTTACGGGCGGGTTGATTCTCTGA
- the purH gene encoding bifunctional phosphoribosylaminoimidazolecarboxamide formyltransferase/IMP cyclohydrolase, whose translation MNIENTTGLKPIRRALLSVTDKSGLVDFARALASHNVELVSTGGTAKALRDAGLTVRDISDLTGFPEMLDGRVKTLHPKVHGGILHIRGNASHVASVTEHEIQPIDMVVVNLYAFEKTAQKPGVSAAEIIENIDIGGPSMVRSAAKNFEDVAIVTAAADYAKLTEEFAANSGQLGRATRWQLAKQAFATTAAYDAAIASTLETLVESADPHDKVVFDTETLPKTIRIIEPQAAVLRYGENPHQQAALYVDGTGTGVAAGKQLQGKELSYNNLVDLDACWDLVSEFDETAVVIIKHTNPCGASTGATVLEAYTRALEADPISAFGGVIGINREVDAAAAEEIAKLFVEAIVAPSFTPEAVARFAAKKNLRLVEIKPAHTPRVIKQVSGGLLVQSADSLRITAADLTTATKRQPTPEELRALLFAWSVCKYVKSNAIVYARFADGHGQTVGIGAGQMSRVDSARFGAMKAILPLAGTVAASDAFFPFPDGLEVIAEAGATAIIQPGGSVRDAEVIAAADRLNIAMVFTGVRHFRHG comes from the coding sequence GTGAATATCGAAAATACTACCGGCCTTAAGCCCATTCGTCGCGCCCTTCTTTCCGTCACCGATAAATCCGGTCTCGTCGATTTTGCCCGTGCCCTCGCCAGCCACAACGTGGAACTCGTCTCCACCGGCGGTACCGCCAAGGCCCTGCGCGACGCCGGTCTCACCGTCCGCGACATCTCCGACCTCACCGGTTTCCCCGAGATGCTCGACGGCCGAGTCAAGACCCTGCACCCCAAGGTTCACGGCGGCATCCTCCACATCCGCGGCAACGCGTCACACGTCGCCAGCGTCACCGAGCACGAGATCCAGCCCATCGACATGGTCGTCGTGAACCTCTACGCCTTCGAGAAGACCGCGCAGAAGCCCGGCGTCTCTGCTGCGGAGATCATTGAGAACATCGACATCGGCGGTCCCTCGATGGTCCGCTCGGCGGCCAAGAACTTCGAGGACGTGGCTATCGTCACTGCCGCGGCCGACTACGCCAAACTGACCGAAGAGTTTGCCGCCAATTCCGGACAGCTCGGCCGCGCAACCCGCTGGCAGCTCGCCAAGCAGGCTTTTGCCACGACCGCCGCCTATGACGCCGCTATCGCCAGCACTCTGGAGACGTTGGTGGAGTCCGCAGACCCGCACGACAAGGTTGTCTTCGACACCGAGACCCTGCCCAAGACCATCCGCATCATCGAGCCGCAGGCGGCGGTGCTCCGCTACGGCGAAAACCCGCACCAGCAGGCCGCGCTTTACGTCGACGGCACCGGCACCGGAGTCGCGGCGGGCAAGCAGCTCCAGGGCAAGGAGCTTTCTTACAACAACCTGGTCGATCTCGACGCCTGCTGGGACCTCGTCTCCGAGTTCGATGAGACCGCCGTGGTCATCATCAAGCACACCAACCCCTGCGGAGCCTCCACCGGAGCCACCGTGCTCGAAGCCTACACCCGCGCCCTCGAGGCCGATCCCATCTCTGCCTTTGGCGGCGTGATCGGCATCAACCGAGAGGTGGACGCTGCCGCCGCCGAGGAGATCGCCAAGCTCTTCGTCGAGGCCATCGTTGCGCCGTCCTTCACGCCCGAGGCCGTGGCCCGCTTCGCCGCCAAGAAGAACCTGCGGCTGGTCGAGATCAAGCCTGCCCACACGCCGCGCGTCATCAAGCAGGTCTCCGGCGGCCTGCTGGTCCAGAGTGCCGACAGCCTCCGCATCACCGCGGCTGACCTGACCACGGCCACCAAGCGCCAGCCCACTCCCGAGGAGCTGCGCGCGCTGCTCTTCGCCTGGAGCGTCTGTAAGTACGTGAAATCAAACGCCATCGTCTACGCCCGCTTTGCCGACGGCCACGGCCAGACGGTCGGGATAGGAGCTGGCCAGATGTCTCGTGTTGACTCGGCCCGCTTCGGCGCGATGAAGGCCATCCTGCCGCTGGCCGGTACGGTCGCGGCTTCGGACGCCTTCTTCCCGTTCCCCGACGGCCTCGAGGTCATCGCCGAGGCCGGTGCCACGGCCATCATCCAGCCCGGCGGCTCGGTCCGCGACGCCGAGGTGATCGCTGCCGCCGACCGCCTCAACATCGCCATGGTGTTCACCGGCGTCCGCCACTTCCGCCACGGCTGA
- a CDS encoding tetratricopeptide repeat protein yields MTLRHSASTLLTAASLLLASHAVLAQVPASAAPVVPDHSAAYYHEGLAHMYEEMAISGGRPDYATQAIEQYKLALDADPDSRFLRDGLADLYFKVGRIREAVTAAQDQVKKNPDDVEAHQLLGKVYLRSLGDLTGTQAGEMLALAIGEYEKIAQLTPADVETHLLLGQLYGLNHDSAKAEAQFKLAQKLDSNSEEVVLNMARLYSEQGDIQHAASVLAAVPEGDRSARVDFALGATYDQLRKPKLAADAYRAALEQDPENVDTERGLASALMADNQLAAALEVLQKIVAAEPNDVQSQVHLSEVQRRMGHYDDALVTLQKAKALSPNGDNLELPYNEALIYDSLGKYDQAIATLNATLASTSHPDGKYTDPEKANRTIFLDRLGIIESEANRPAEAAAAYRQIIALGGDNVARGYQGVVDAYRNAHMWKEAVAAAEEASKALPKEKSVQLMYAFQLADTGKAEDGLTLAKAQLNGGPEDRDSYVAIANINLRLHRSKDAYEALDKAEALIQKPEEKLYLYLLRATIADKDKQYAEAEVQYRKVLAIDPNNAGALNDLGYMLADRGVRLPEALTMIQKAVELDPQNGAYLDSLGWVYFKMGQYTLAEENLHKAIERVATDPSIHDHLGEVYDKTNRLKLAVAQWDRAMVEYAHSLPADADPADVNEVKRKLDNARVKLAKNSK; encoded by the coding sequence ATGACACTGCGACACTCCGCCAGCACACTTCTCACAGCCGCTTCGCTTCTGCTTGCCTCTCACGCCGTTCTCGCCCAGGTTCCTGCGTCCGCCGCGCCCGTAGTGCCCGATCACTCGGCTGCCTACTATCACGAGGGCCTCGCCCATATGTACGAGGAGATGGCCATCTCCGGCGGGCGGCCGGACTACGCCACCCAGGCTATTGAGCAGTACAAGCTCGCCCTCGACGCCGACCCGGACTCGCGCTTCCTCCGCGACGGACTGGCCGACCTCTACTTTAAGGTGGGGCGTATCCGCGAGGCCGTCACCGCCGCGCAGGATCAGGTCAAGAAGAATCCCGATGACGTGGAGGCTCACCAGCTCCTCGGCAAGGTTTACCTGCGCTCGCTCGGCGACCTGACCGGCACCCAGGCGGGGGAGATGCTTGCCCTGGCCATCGGCGAGTACGAGAAGATCGCCCAGCTTACCCCTGCCGACGTCGAGACACACCTGCTGCTCGGCCAGCTCTACGGCCTGAACCACGACTCCGCCAAGGCCGAGGCCCAGTTCAAGCTGGCTCAGAAGCTCGACTCGAACTCCGAGGAGGTGGTGCTCAACATGGCCCGCCTCTACAGCGAACAGGGAGATATCCAGCACGCCGCTTCCGTGCTGGCTGCGGTGCCTGAAGGCGACCGCTCGGCGCGGGTCGATTTTGCGCTTGGGGCCACGTATGACCAGCTCCGCAAGCCCAAGCTGGCCGCTGATGCCTATCGCGCCGCGCTTGAGCAGGACCCCGAGAATGTGGATACGGAGCGTGGGTTGGCCAGCGCTCTGATGGCGGATAACCAGCTCGCCGCCGCGCTCGAGGTGCTGCAGAAGATCGTCGCCGCCGAGCCGAACGATGTGCAGTCGCAGGTGCACCTCTCCGAGGTGCAGCGGCGCATGGGCCACTATGACGATGCGCTGGTGACTTTGCAGAAGGCCAAGGCGCTCTCGCCCAACGGTGACAACCTGGAGCTGCCCTATAACGAGGCGCTGATCTACGACTCGCTCGGCAAGTACGATCAGGCCATCGCGACGCTCAACGCCACGCTGGCCTCCACCTCGCACCCGGACGGCAAGTACACCGATCCAGAGAAGGCCAATCGCACCATCTTCCTCGACCGCCTTGGCATCATCGAGAGCGAGGCCAACCGGCCTGCGGAGGCTGCTGCCGCTTACCGCCAGATCATCGCGCTGGGCGGGGATAACGTCGCCCGTGGCTATCAGGGCGTGGTCGATGCCTACCGCAACGCGCACATGTGGAAAGAGGCCGTGGCCGCTGCGGAAGAGGCCTCAAAGGCTCTGCCCAAGGAGAAGAGTGTGCAGTTGATGTACGCCTTCCAACTGGCCGATACGGGCAAGGCGGAGGATGGGCTGACGCTGGCGAAGGCACAGTTGAACGGCGGGCCCGAGGACCGGGACAGCTACGTCGCCATCGCCAACATCAATCTGCGTCTGCATCGCTCCAAAGACGCCTACGAGGCGCTGGACAAGGCGGAGGCGCTGATCCAGAAGCCGGAAGAAAAGCTCTACCTCTACCTGCTGCGCGCCACTATCGCGGACAAGGATAAGCAGTATGCCGAGGCCGAGGTGCAGTACCGCAAGGTGCTGGCTATCGACCCGAATAACGCCGGGGCCTTGAACGACCTGGGCTACATGCTGGCTGACCGTGGCGTCCGCCTGCCCGAGGCTCTGACGATGATCCAGAAGGCCGTCGAGCTTGACCCGCAGAACGGTGCTTACCTCGATTCGCTGGGCTGGGTCTACTTCAAGATGGGCCAGTACACGCTGGCTGAGGAGAATCTGCACAAGGCGATCGAGCGCGTCGCGACCGATCCCAGCATCCATGACCATCTGGGTGAGGTCTACGACAAGACCAACCGGCTGAAGCTGGCTGTGGCCCAGTGGGACCGCGC